The stretch of DNA TGCGCCATCGCCGCGCgcgatttaaatttcaaatcttcGGCCGGATACACCTCTCGACTTACACGTGGTTTTATGACAAAGTGCTGTTGTCGCGTCGACAAGACGAGCGTACGTGTGGTCCGCGGCCGCATTAAAATGAACGAACGAAGAAGGACCGAGCTAGTCGCGCGAGTAAATTTCTGCTTGTTCATGGACGCGCAGGATATTTGCATCCGATATCGACTTGAGTCAAGAGTCGATTGTTCATTTCATATTCGAACAGGAACGGCCGGGCTTCCCCTCCAACTTATTTCCTCCTAATTTCAATTAACGCGCGGAAAAAACAGCGTCGGGAGACGAACGTCAGCACGGCTACGCGCGCGACACGTGTAGCAACGCGTGCGATCGACTCCCCTGCCGCGTCATCGTCGATGCCATGTCGATGCCGTCTCGTAAGCGGCATTGATCGCGCGATCGTCTCACCTTTTATTTAATGGCTGCGCCCGACTCGATGACAGATGACCGCTCGATACGACCTCGTCGCGGAAAGCACACGGACGCGCTAATGGTCATCTTTCACGGCCGCGAATCAAGCTTTCGTCGTCGTTCGACATCTTGCTCGATCGCTTGCTACGTCGATCGATACCGATTTTTATCGAAAGACCCTGCCTGCTCCTGTTACTTCGTCGCGCCCCTGCTGCACTACGTCGACTCGGTAAGCAACGATAAGGCAGATAGAAGTATGCCGTCGCCTTTAATAGAGCCGATTCCTTACGCCGCGCGTGATGCAGCGCGCGGAGCAGATAACGTAAGATAAACGTCAGTAAGTGTACCGCGTGCACCGAGAAGCTGGCCCGCGTAGCCGACACTAAGAGGATGATTCATGAAATTACGCGTATCTAGCGATTTCATAAGCAATCGGAAATGAGCGCGCTGCGTAGAGGCTATAATTTAACAATAACCGAGATTACAGGAGTGTTGCTGCGTAACCTAAGGCCGCCATGCAAAGACCCTTGTAACTCAGACGCTGGCGTGTTGCCTGAAAATATGGTCCTGTGATTCTTGGATAGGGGTGTAGTATGTGAATTCGGTTTGAGAAGTATTTGGTGATGGGTTTCTAAGATCTGTAGGATATCTATTACGTGTATTAAATGTATCAGTAAATGGATATGTAAACATATCATGAGACTCCCTTTCTCTGGTCTCTAATTAAATATCTGTAATTGTAAGACAAAATGACGTAAATTATATATttgttttttttaatatttcaagccTTTGAGTCTTAATACCGACTATCTTACATTCATGCATACTTTCGCTTTTTAAAGGAAAAGGATTTTAATTTAATCTGTTTTTGtaagaaatataaattctattttatagTCCTTAATTAAGGCACAAATTATAACTTGTATATGTAACTTATGTCCTTCTGCCTTACAGATACCGACATATATCAATGTCCAGACAGAATCATTTAGAAAAGAGAATTAAGAATCTTTATGTGTGTGAGCGTGTATAAAATTATTTGATTGAACAAGATTGAGTGAGAGGATTGAGAAGTTTACTTAAGTTTCACGTAACCGATTTTCTCAAAAGAACTTACTAAAGTATCAACATGTGACTGCCCACGTTTACTGTCCAATCTCTTAGCGTACCATGCATTACAATTAACCGTGTATCATACGTGATGCATAGGACAGTGAACCTGTTAACATTTCAATATTTACGAACATCAACTTACCCTTTCCTAGTTACCCAAAGACACCCCCTTCTCAGTGTCTTCGTTTCAGACCATCAAGGTCTATCGTAAGGATACGTGTTCACTTGAGAGTGAAACTATAGCGAGCTGCTTTCGGGAGTACTCTCAGGTACCCTAAGCAGCCAGCCTGAAAGTGACCGAGTGGAGGAAAGAAAAATAAGAGTGCCGTGGTTTGGCTGTTTCAGGACGAGGTGGGAGGCAGTACGGTGGTAGCCGAGGGTGTCGTAGGCGGCATAAAGGGCCCAGGCGGCGGGTGCCGCGCATCCTCGATGACGATGGCCGAGAGCGCCGTGGAGGACGCCGCAGCCGCGCCCCCGGGTCCGGCCAAGCCACCACCGCCCTCCTGCACCAACAACAACACCCTCGCGGCGACCGCGAACCGGAACCACCGCAACCTCCGCAGGCGGAAACGGCTCGACCAGGTGCTGGACATCCTGCAACACCGAAGCTCGCCGTCGGAGGGCGAGGTGTTGAGATTCGAGGGCAGCGGGCCTGCATCCGAGGAGGAAGACGTGTTCGGGTCACCCAGGTCGTCCTCGAGATCGGGCACGGATCCGCCGCCAGCGATCAGCCTGCTTCCGCTCAGGCTGAAGAGCGAGGAGCCCGTGACGCCCACCGAGGAGGAGGCGACGGTGAACAACGCCGATCAGCAGAACCATCATCCCCATCACCCTCATCACCACCCTCACCATCATCGACACCGACACAGGCATCACCACAGGAACAACGCGAACCACGTCTACGACCATCTATCCTCCCCTCACCAGAGATCCTCGACGTCCAACTACCCAGAGTGCAGCTACGTCCAGTGTTCCCAGTCAGCCACCCCGCCGATGGTGCTACCCTCCCCTACGTCTCCCTTGACTCCTCTCACGCCGCTCACACCGTTAACACCTCTGTCCTTGCCACCACTGACCCCAGGCTCCCTGTCGTCGTACAGCTTCCAGCATTACATGCACTCCAAGTACCTGCCGGACATCTTCCGAGGTCGCAGTCATTCGGACTCGGATCTGGTGCCGGGATGGGACCAGAAACCGCCGCTTTGGGAGCAGAAGCCACCGCACTGGGACCAGAAGCCACCTCTCTCGACCTCCTCCGTGTTCGTGAACCATCCGCTGAGAAGCGGCTCCCTCGAGAGCGACACAACGAGTCCCCAGGAGTCGCCGCTGGACCTCTCCATGAAGAACCTGATGGCGTCGGCCGCCGCGGCGGCGGCTTCCGGTAGACCACCCGCTCTCCAGCTGCTGCCACCGGGCATCGTGTCGAGGGGATCCGTGAGCGTGCCAGTGGTCAAGGGCGACGTGGCCTCGCCGACGACGAAGGAGAGCGTCGCGGTCAGGTACAAGCTGGAGGTGTCGCCCGTGGTCGAGGAGATGCCGCCAGGCGCCGACATCGCGTACGTCTGCCCCGTCTGCGGTCAGATGTTCAGCCTGCACGACCGCCTGGCCAAGCACATGGCCTCGAGGCACCGCAGGCAAGGACCCCAGGACGCGTCCGCGAAGGCGTACCTCTGCGACGTGTGCAAGAGGAGCTTCGCCAGGTCCGACATGCTCACCAGACACATGAGGCTCCACACAGGCGTCAAACCGTACACGTGCAAGGTCTGCGGCCAGGTATTCAGCAGGTCCGACCACCTGAGCACCCACCAGAGGACTCACACCGGCGAGAAGCCGTACAAGTGTCCGCAATGCGCGTACGCCGCGTGCCGCAGAGACATGATCACCAGGCACTTGAGGACCCACGCGAGATTCCCGGACGCCCAGACGCCCAAGAGCGAGCCAGGACTCTTCGCTGGCGAGGACAGTCCCCCGTTCGCGCAGGAGGTGGCCACCCCTTTGACTACGATCAAGGCCGAATGACGACGGCCAGGTGGATGACCACGCTGCTCTAGCGCGGCTCCGCGCGGACCCTCTCGGAGAAGACGCCAAACCTCGACGGACAGGGACGCAGCCGTCGGGAGGCCCAAGCGACGTCGACGACAGAACAGAGGCTGAAGGGGACAGCGGCGGAAGGCAAGAGATCGATCGGCTTGCTGTGGAACCGAGATCCAAAATTCGTGGAAAGGATAGTTATCAGAACTTTTAATTACTGTATCTAGGATTCCGGTACTTTCGTCAAATTCCATCACAGTTGCATCTTAAAGTCCCGTATCTCGATTTTATGAAGATTGTTTTAAGGCGTTTTCAACAGTATTATCGTGCTTCCTCTCGTCTTCCCCGTTGATTCCTCTGAATTTGTATGACGCGCATTTTCCGGAGTTCTTTGTTGTATATCCAAGGCGGTTCGAAGTTCGTTCCAGTAATTTTCGATGTTTGCATAAATTGCTTCTTTTTTTAAGTCTGTATAGTTGAGAAACGTTCTCGGTTTCGTTTTCTATtagtcaatttttattttctcgCCGATTTCAATTGAATATTTTAAGAAGGATAGTGTTACCTCACGGATGGTCGCTTTCTTGAATTTCTAATATGATCATTGTTGGAACCTATTTGAGCGCCCAACTCGCATTAAACGATGGTTACTCAATCGTTGCTCATATACGTGAAACCCAAGCG from Calliopsis andreniformis isolate RMS-2024a chromosome 2, iyCalAndr_principal, whole genome shotgun sequence encodes:
- the Klu gene encoding zinc finger protein klumpfuss, whose translation is MRMYATPLSDSLSTTLAHGHLTRAAREPTERQTKTISRGPEFRESTREEETTWLRVANQPFPARPVTEREKQFSSLGHVTRPEENTRPVSRDESYTTIGHETPPIALVGYSRFHLVVGGARREHTRSVIGYRRTDEVCDPDVPGCILFTKRIGSSTGKCSRTNLCVHHRAKDTLFHRDGFDRRSRGTRQRETSLPCCPQCHFYKARKVIGCERQKTSAPVYRRIDKQNSKKEARRKNRLSSVGLCCRPWKKLAGDGPWTIVTVITDDTRLKPRTLLSVPQWKELHCVSIGCAGAFNDHWDEVGGSTVVAEGVVGGIKGPGGGCRASSMTMAESAVEDAAAAPPGPAKPPPPSCTNNNTLAATANRNHRNLRRRKRLDQVLDILQHRSSPSEGEVLRFEGSGPASEEEDVFGSPRSSSRSGTDPPPAISLLPLRLKSEEPVTPTEEEATVNNADQQNHHPHHPHHHPHHHRHRHRHHHRNNANHVYDHLSSPHQRSSTSNYPECSYVQCSQSATPPMVLPSPTSPLTPLTPLTPLTPLSLPPLTPGSLSSYSFQHYMHSKYLPDIFRGRSHSDSDLVPGWDQKPPLWEQKPPHWDQKPPLSTSSVFVNHPLRSGSLESDTTSPQESPLDLSMKNLMASAAAAAASGRPPALQLLPPGIVSRGSVSVPVVKGDVASPTTKESVAVRYKLEVSPVVEEMPPGADIAYVCPVCGQMFSLHDRLAKHMASRHRRQGPQDASAKAYLCDVCKRSFARSDMLTRHMRLHTGVKPYTCKVCGQVFSRSDHLSTHQRTHTGEKPYKCPQCAYAACRRDMITRHLRTHARFPDAQTPKSEPGLFAGEDSPPFAQEVATPLTTIKAE